A part of Populus alba chromosome 8, ASM523922v2, whole genome shotgun sequence genomic DNA contains:
- the LOC118052278 gene encoding aspartic proteinase PCS1, translating into MAFLELLVQLFISFILLQSKHCLSSKQPPIVLALRTQKHRTPISTPRLFSTTSKTTDKLLFHHNVTLTVSLTAGTPLQNITMVLDTGSELSWLHCKKEPNFNSIFNPLASKTYTKIPCSSPTCETRTRDLPLPVSCDPAKLCHFIISYADASSVEGNLAFETFRVGSLTGPATVFGCMDSGFSSNSEEDAKTTGLMGMNRGSLSFVNQMGFRKFSYCISDRDSSGVLLLGEASFSWLKPLNYTPLVEMSTPLPYFDRVAYSVQLEGIRVSDKVLSLPKSVFVPDHTGAGQTMVDSGTQFTFLLGPVYSALKTEFLLQTKGVLRVLNEPHFVFQGAMDLCYLIEPTRASLPNLPVVNLMFRGAEMSVSGQRLLYRVPGEVRGKDSVWCFTFGNSDSLGIESFVIGHHQQQNVWMEYDLEKSRIGFAEVRCDLAGQRLGLAV; encoded by the coding sequence atggCTTTTCTTGAGCTTCTCGTTCAACTATTCATTTCCTTCATTTTATTGCAATCCAAGCACTGTCTCTCTTCGAAACAACCACCAATAGTATTAGCTCTAAGAACCCAAAAGCACCGTACTCCTATCTCTACGCCAAGACTCTTCTCCACCACCTCAAAAACCACGGACAAGTTGTTATTTCACCACAACGTTACCCTCACCGTCTCTCTCACAGCTGGTACACCCCTGCAAAACATTACAATGGTCCTGGACACAGGGAGTGAGCTTTCTTGGCTCCATTGCAAAAAGGAACCAAActttaactcaatttttaatccTCTTGCCTCCAAAACATACACTAAAATTCCCTGCTCTTCACCAACCTGCGAGACCCGAACCCGTGACCTCCCCCTACCGGTTTCCTGCGACCCGGCCAAGCTCTGCCACTTCATCATCTCCTACGCGGATGCCTCCTCCGTTGAAGGAAACCTAGCATTTGAAACTTTTCGGGTCGGATCGTTGACGGGACCTGCAACCGTTTTCGGGTGCATGGATTCGGGTTTTAGCTCCAATTCAGAGGAAGATGCTAAGACAACCGGGTTAATGGGCATGAACCGTGGTTCATTATCATTCGTGAACCAGATGGGGTTTCGAAAATTCTCGTATTGCATATCGGATCGCGACTCGTCCGGTGTTTTGCTTCTCGGGGAAGCCAGTTTCTCGTGGCTTAAACCATTAAATTACACTCCTTTGGTTGAAATGTCGACCCCGTTACCCTATTTTGATCGGGTCGCTTACTCGGTTCAGCTCGAGGGCATAAGGGTAAGTGACAAAGTTTTGTCTTTGCCCAAATCGGTGTTTGTGCCGGACCATACCGGTGCTGGTCAAACTATGGTGGACTCGGGTACCCAATTCACGTTTTTGTTGGGTCCGGTTTACAGTGCTCTAAAAACAGAATTTCTGTTGCAAACTAAAGGGGTTTTAAGAGTTTTAAATGAACCTCATTTCGTGTTTCAAGGAGCAATGGATCTGTGTTATTTGATTGAACCGACTCGGGCTTCTTTGCCAAATCTACCGGTTGTTAACTTGATGTTTAGAGGAGCCGAGATGAGTGTATCGGGTCAAAGGTTGCTGTATCGGGTTCCGGGTGAAGTTAGAGGGAAAGATTCAGTGTGGTGCTTTACTTTTGGAAACTCTGACTCGTTGGGAATTGAGTCCTTTGTGATTggtcatcatcaacaacaaaatGTCTGGATGGAGTATGATCTTGAAAAATCTAGGATTGGGTTTGCCGAGGTTAGGTGTGATCTTGCTGGTCAACGGCTTGGCTTGGCTGTCTAA
- the LOC118052279 gene encoding peptidyl-prolyl cis-trans isomerase FKBP20-1, protein MGDSIDLSGDGGVFKSILRKEKADAICPSEDLPLVDVQYEGMFAETGEVFDTTREDNTVFSFELGKGSVIQAWEIAVKTMKVGEVAKITCKPEYAYGSAGSPPDIPPDATLIFEVELVACRPRKGSSVTDVSEERARLEELKKQREHAAAAKEEEKKRREEAKAAAAARMQAKLESKKGQGKGKGKGK, encoded by the exons ATGGGTGATTCTATTGATTTATCCGGGGATGGAGGTGTTTTCAAGTCAATCTTGAGGAAAGAAAAAGCTGATGCGATCTGTCCTTCGGAGGATCTTCCTCTTGTTGATG TTCAATATGAGGGCATGTTTGCTGAAACCGGTGAAGTTTTTGATACGACACGCGAGGATAACACTGTTTTCTCATTTGAACTTGGGAAGGGCTCGGTGATTCAGGCATGGGAGATTGCCGTGAAAACCATGAAG GTGGGGGAGGTTGCAAAAATTACTTGCAAACCAGAATATGCGTATGGCAGTGCAGGTTCCCCGCCAGATATCCCACCTGA CGCAACTCTTATCTTTGAGGTGGAGTTAGTGGCCTGCAGACCACGGAAGGGTTCCAGTGTAACCGATGTTTCAGAAGAGAGGGCTAGGCTAGA GGAGCTGAAGAAGCAAAGAGAGCATGCTGCTGCAGCtaaagaggaagagaagaagaggagagaagAGGCTAAGGCAGCCGCTGCTGCCCGCATGCAAGCCAAGCTGGAATCAAAGAAAGGTCAagggaaaggaaaagggaagggaaaaTGA